The region tttggccatttcgaGCTGCTCGTCCGTTTGACAAACTAGCACCCGGTGCCGTGCTTGTTCTGAACTTATCTCCTCGACCACTCCCGCAGGTTCAGCAGAGTTACGCCTTTGATCAACGGAAAATCCCAGACACCCCGTACGACGCACGACTTCGTCCCGAAAACGGGCGCTCTTCTCACCAATTCCACCCGCAAACACAAGTGCATCGACCTTGCCCTCGAGAGAGACGTAGTAGCTGCCGACGAACCCGGATACTCGGTCGACGAAAATGTCAAAAGCTAACTTGTGCTTAGGCTCATCAGAGCCTGCAATGATGCCAAAATCCGTCGTGCCAGTCAGCGCTTTCCACCCGCTTTGCTTATTGAGAATCTCTTCTGCTCTAGAAATGTGAAGGTGTTCGGTAGAAGCGGGTGAGAGTTTGCCGACATCGCTTGCATAGTGAAAGACGAGACTAAAGCTCACTGTTAGCTACATGTCTTACAGATACTTCATGTCAGTTGTCTCGAGTTTGCTGTCCTGACGTACCTAGGATCAACGCTACCACTTCGAGTTGCACCCGGCAGTCCCGCCAAAGGCGTCAATCCCATGCTCGTATCCCAACTCTTGCCAGCTTTGATAGCACAGGCACTGGCGCCACTACCGAGATGAAGGGCAATCATGTTGAGTTTACTGACATCTTTGTTGAGAAACTCGGCAACTGATCGAGTGATGAAGGCGTAGCTTAGGCCGTGGAATCCATACTTGCGCAGCCGGTTTTTCTCCGCAATCTCTTGGTCGATTGGATATGTGCAAATATGAGGCGGTATAGTCGTATGAAACTGGGAGTCGAAGCAAGCAATATTGGTAGCCTCAGGGAGCTGTTTCATACAAGACTCTACAATACCGAGAGCTGCCCCATTGTGTAATGGTGCAAGATCGCTAAGCTCCTCGAGGTGATGATATGTATCTTGCGTAATGGTGCGTGACTCAGTGTAGTCACCGCCGTGAACAATTCGGTGGCATGCAATTGACAGATCCTTCTTGGAAGTGATTTCTCGCAGCTCGGCGTCATTGATGAGTGTCTCCAAGAGAAACGAGAAAGCGCCATCTTGTCCCTGAATGTTTTGGCTAACTTGTCcgtctttgacaatggtTTTGTCGTATCTCGAGTATTTCAACTTTGCCGGTGGTGCTGTTAGACCACTGACTTGAGCCTCAGCAATCTGACGCGGATTCGCATTTCTCTCTGCTGAATATGCCGATATCTTGACTGAGCTGGACCCAGCATTGATGGAGAGGATAATCTTCATGGCAGACGCAAATGTGAAGTGTGCGTTACAATGTTTGAGAACCAACCCGCTAGAGGAGACTGAATGAGGCAAAGCAGGAAGGTCTCTCGAATTTGGTACAGAAGTAATTGAAAAAGAAGGTCATGCCATTGAGGTGTGGTTACCTTATGGGACGGCGCCAGCAACATGTATGATGTGATGTCAATACTTGACATGTATGTAAGTCAAGCTGCATGCGTTAGGTGGGGTCAAGTCCAATTGAGACTCGACTTTTGGGCACGCCACAGCACAGAGCCATCTTCCATGACCTTTGTGAAGAATGAGGGGCAGATGCCAGCATGGGGCCAGGAATTTTTGAGTTCACCCCGATGGCTTTGCAAGTGGGAACGTAAGTCTGATGTTATGCCACCTCCCCGACGTATCCGAGACCTGCCAACTCCAGACAATAGAATCGTTTGTAACGTCCAATGGCAGTCCTCCAATTCTTCAGCTTGTCAAAACCTATTGTTTTACGTATCTGACTTGCTCGTGGAAACTTCCCGTTTTGTTATCTCCATAGCTGCTGGACATTTCAGCTTTGAAGACATAAAATTCGTGATACCTTTGCTTATGGCGAGCGTTTCTCAACCTCGCTCATCCGAATCTGGAGGCTCAGCAACTGGCTCGAGTGTGCGCGTCCAATCAGGAGATTCAAGCTCAACCGCTTGACCTGGAAGCATCTGAGGTGAAGGCAATTCAAAATGATTCGGGGGAAAGGGGACCCCTTGGAAGTCTCGATCAGTGCTGTGAGCGTACAGCCACATTTCCAGAAATCGTCGATAATCTGTAAGCTGTTGTTAGGCGCCAATATGTAAAGGCTTTAAATCATGCCTGGCGGTACAGCAAAAACCTACCTTGACGGCTGCTGAACTGAATAGACAGGTAACGTATATCGATGGGCTGTTGGGATGACGGACTTGACTCTGAGCTGCTCTGACTAACATGGCCGCCTGTTGATCGCACTCTTGGTCGTACTCCCCGAGCAAATGAGAATCTTCGTTGAGGTGGCTCATCAGGGGCGCTCCCTCGCCGGCTTCGAACATTGAGCTTCAACTGTTTCGCCCGATCGTCACGACCTCGCAGTTCTCCGTCAAATATGTGCACATCGTACTCGCGATACTGACCATCCGTCTTGTTTGCCAGGACACTCAGAGAGTGAAACGTCGTGTATCGGTCGCGCCACATCTTGAGACGTTGAATTGCTCCAATtcccttgaccttgccaaAGCCATCTGTTCGGCCATGCACATTAGTCCATACCACATCCACGTCATAAAAGTCGATCATGTCTTTTCGACGCAAATCACCCTGAAACTGAGTAGAACCATCGACCGTTGTGAATTCGTATCTGACTTGAATATATTGGTCATGTATGCAAATCCCTTCGTCTGAGATGTAACGGATACGATGCGGCTCGGGGAAGGTCAGGTAGCGCTCCATGTCCGAAGCATCGTGATACTGCCGATGCCGAGAGTGAAGGGTATGTGGGTGTATTTCTGACGGAATATCTGATGGCACTGTTTCATACAAGTTAGAAACGAGGGAGGACTCGTAAACGTGCAACGTCCGCAAAAGGCTAACAAGCTAGCCAGAGGGTACATACAGTAATGTTCTAGCAGCTCGTTTTGGTAGCTGCATTGCCACAAGACTCGTCTCTGTTCGGAGCCGATGACTTCCCATGGTCCCAGGTATACAGTGCGCTCGTCTGGTGTATCTTGAAATAGAGTTCTGGAGAGCTGGTTAGTTTCCAAGAGATATATGCAGTGCACACTTGTGCTAAACGTGCGCAAAGTGTCGATAGGTTCTTCTTACATGGTCGCTTGATATCCAGGAGGCCCCAGATCCAGCGGACGGAGGGACGTCTGGGGCGCAACTGAGCCTCCAGTCGACGGAGCTGACAGCGTTGATACACCGGACGTTGGTGTCCAGGTAGAATCTACTGGGCTAACATAGGAACGGCTATAGGTAGGAGGACGTCCGAGAGATGATGAGGTGAAGGAGGATCcggaggatgaagaggcagCAGCCATGCCGGCGACGGCCTGGTTTGCTAAGTAATACCGCAACCCCGTTCAACAGACGACGATCCAAGCTCGAGCGCGGCCGCGGGGATAAAATAGGTCATGACCAAAGTCACAACAAGTGACGATGGGACAGCGGGGAAGAGACAAGGCACAGAAGGACCATGCGCGGCGGAACCTGACCTGCAATACTAACGATAGAATAGAGAAGCCAGGGTATGGAGTAGTCTGGTGTATTCGGAAGCCTACGGACCGTCTCCGTCACAAACCATGATTCAGCAAACAAGGGAAATAAATGTTGATGACGACAGGCTGTTTGTAAACTTTTTTTCTCCTTCGTCTCTTCTCGACTCCAGATGGAGCTAGCTGTTAAGTTGGGCCGGCAAAATGGGTGGCCATTGGGGAATTGAGCCATGCGACGCACGAGCAAAGGTTCGCGAGATGCCATGCTCGTTAGTTatcgcaccagaccagacccgaccCGACCCAGTCCAACCGGATTACAGACGTGGCTGTTGCAACGGCCACAACAGCGACGATTGGGGCCGTCTTGCGTCCATaatccatccaccaagtcCACTACAGTACTAGCAACGAAGCTCCGTGTTCCGCGTCTGTTGGCGCAAAGTTGGCTCATAATAATAGTTGACTGCTGGGGTGGAGATCCACAGAAGCATTTGATTCAGAGCCATGGCCCATGGACAGACAAGCCAGAGAAGCCATGGGCACACGATGTCGACCCATCTGACCACGGGTTAAAATGGCGAATAGTTTGGGTCAAAAAAAGGGTCCTGCAAGGCGGTGACAAGCGAATCGGAGTTGGAGCAGGTTGCGCAGTGGTCGTCATGGAACGGACTGCCTGCAGCGAAAGACATGGGCATGAAATGCAAATCAAGAGAGGAATATTGAATCTAGTGTGAGATCCACGCACCACCTGAGAGCTTGCTTACTGGGAATGGTCCAATCTTGGAAGCACATGTCACGTCTGGTTCCACGGCCAAGGGTTTCGTGCTAGTGTCAAGGTGGTTTCGATGCGATGCCATCATGCCGAGATGCAAAATAAAAGCAGCACCGATCAAAGGTATCCCAAGTACCTGGGTTCTTGACTGAGGGTtaaataccagacatctaCTGCAGACTGGAATTTGGAAcggttcaatgtcaagtctggctcAATATTGTCAAGCACGACCGTGTTGCCTTCACATAAAGGCAGGCAGGTGCTGTGCGTGAACCACGGGCCAGAAAGGCAAGAGCAATGCGATTTTGCACCAACTGCAGCTCCTTCGgggcatgagcatgagcatgagcatgagcatgagcacGAGCACAAGGCAATTCCATGGggtaagtacctaggtaggtagtagTACAgccaagtacctaggtactggACCGTGCAGTAATATGGAAAGagcagatgcagatggcaCTAGGCCGCACATGCCTCATGCATGTCAAACTTCCTCAAGTAAGTAGAGATAACATTGAATAACACTCATCGCCGCCCTGCACCCTGGTTTTTGTCCCATATTCTCTTCCAATGTTCCACAAACCGGAGGGATGGAGCAACAAactcagaccagacagtacAGTCTGGTAACTTTAGAACCCATCTGGAGTCTGGGTGTCTGGCAGGGACAGCTGTCATAGAGGTGGAGAGCCAAGCCAGCTTGAGCACAAAGAGCGAAGCCAAGCCGTTGATTGATATGACTTGACACATTCAATCAATTGTTGGGGgcccatccatcaaatccatcaagAGCCGCTGGAGGTCGGCCATCATGGCGGGGCAGACTAGCCGGTCCGTACCACTAAACGCGGGAGAGCCGCGCACGGGGTTCAACGCAACCTCATGATGGGCTGGACGATGCACAACTCAAAACCCACATCCAACACGCTCCTTCTCTGACTCGACGACGCTGACCAAACCTCTGTTCCCAACAACCAAAACCCGCTGCCCGCCTGAGCACCCTCTGTGCAGCTACCACGCAAGcattgagtctggttggttaCTGTATGagccgtcaactggttctGGTCTGGGTCGGCCACCCAACCTTTTCGGCCTTTGCCTCTGCGTGCCTCGCTCTTTGGCTCTGCCCGAGTCCCAGCAGCTACTGCTTCGAGTTGCCTTTTCGCACACGGAGAGACACATCACAAACAGCTGGCGACACTAGTGCGTAATGGCTCGGTTCCAAGTCCTGGTTGAGCGCCAGACTTGATTGCCCACCTAGATCATCAGCCTGTCCATCCGCTTGCTCCGGTTCATCGGGCATTGACACGGAGACTACATTGCCTGCCAACACATGTCAAGCTTTGACGTCtttctcgccatctccaataGCTGCTAGGAATTTGGTTCAACCGTAAACAAAACTTGATTTGGAAGAATCAGCC is a window of Pochonia chlamydosporia 170 chromosome 5, whole genome shotgun sequence DNA encoding:
- a CDS encoding acetate and butyrate kinase-like protein (similar to Myceliophthora thermophila ATCC 42464 XP_003659507.1), with the translated sequence MKIILSINAGSSSVKISAYSAERNANPRQIAEAQVSGLTAPPAKLKYSRYDKTIVKDGQVSQNIQGQDGAFSFLLETLINDAELREITSKKDLSIACHRIVHGGDYTESRTITQDTYHHLEELSDLAPLHNGAALGIVESCMKQLPEATNIACFDSQFHTTIPPHICTYPIDQEIAEKNRLRKYGFHGLSYAFITRSVAEFLNKDVSKLNMIALHLGSGASACAIKAGKSWDTSMGLTPLAGLPGATRSGSVDPSLVFHYASDVGKLSPASTEHLHISRAEEILNKQSGWKALTGTTDFGIIAGSDEPKHKLAFDIFVDRVSGFVGSYYVSLEGKVDALVFAGGIGEKSARFRDEVVRRTGCLGFSVDQRRNSAEPAGVVEEISSEQARHRVLVCQTDEQLEMAKAATDKDELWK
- a CDS encoding acetate kinase (similar to Colletotrichum gloeosporioides Nara gc5 XP_007279406.1), whose amino-acid sequence is MAAASSSSGSSFTSSSLGRPPTYSRSYVSPVDSTWTPTSGVSTLSAPSTGGSVAPQTSLRPLDLGPPGYQATITLFQDTPDERTVYLGPWEVIGSEQRRVLWQCSYQNELLEHYLPSDIPSEIHPHTLHSRHRQYHDASDMERYLTFPEPHRIRYISDEGICIHDQYIQVRYEFTTVDGSTQFQGDLRRKDMIDFYDVDVVWTNVHGRTDGFGKVKGIGAIQRLKMWRDRYTTFHSLSVLANKTDGQYREYDVHIFDGELRGRDDRAKQLKLNVRSRRGSAPDEPPQRRFSFARGVRPRVRSTGGHVSQSSSESSPSSQQPIDIRYLSIQFSSRQDYRRFLEMWLYAHSTDRDFQGVPFPPNHFELPSPQMLPGQAVELESPDWTRTLEPVAEPPDSDERG